In one Aricia agestis chromosome 5, ilAriAges1.1, whole genome shotgun sequence genomic region, the following are encoded:
- the LOC121726982 gene encoding skin secretory protein xP2-like: protein MKTFYLVFLLVAAAAASEKKSTEQKAEPLEKKLDKRGLLNLGYGYGISGLDVGYLGSGHGIGGAYNNYIDEGALAHGGFAHGYGINLGGHTDVTRTITLVKGVPVAVPVDRPVPYPVEKHVPYPVKVPVPQPYEVVKHVPVHVKEYVKVPVHVPAPYPVEKKVPYPVHVPVDRPYPVKVLVPQPYPVEKHVPYPVKVPVPQPYPVEKHVPYPVEVKVPVPQPYPVIKHVGVPVKVPVDRPYPVHVPAPYPVEKHVPVAVPVEKPVAVPVHVPVDRPYPVHVERPVAYPVKVPVPEPYPVYKHVPYEVERPVPVPVKVPVDRPYPVPVERPVPVAVERPYPVPVKVPVLVNEHEGHYGGSHLSLGGSYYEH, encoded by the exons ATGAAAACG TTTTACTTAGTTTTTCTGCTGGTGGCAGCGGCTGCCGCCAGCGAAAAGAAGTCGACGGAGCAGAAGGCCGAGCCCCTTGAGAAGAAGTTGGACAAACGCGGCCTCCTGAACTTGGGATACGGTTACGGTATCAGCGGACTGGACGTGGGCTACCTCGGCAGCGGCCACGGCATCGGCGGCGCCTACAACAACTACATCGACGAAGGCGCCCTCGCCCACGGCGGCTTCGCCCACGGCTACGGCATCAACCTCGGCGGTCACACCGACGTCACCCGCACCATCACCCTGGTCAAGGGCGTGCCCGTCGCCGTGCCCGTCGACAGGCCTGTGCCATACCCCGTCGAGAAGCACGTGCCGTACCCCGTCAAGGTCCCCGTACCGCAACCGTACGAAGTCGTCAAACACGTGCCCGTCCACGTTAAGGAGTACGTCAAAGTCCCAGTTCACGTGCCTGCCCCCTACCCGGTAGAGAAGAAGGTGCCCTACCCCGTCCACGTACCCGTCGACAGGCCCTACCCCGTCAAGGTCCTGGTGCCCCAGCCCTATCCCGTCGAGAAACACGTGCCCTACCCCGTCAAGGTTCCCGTGCCCCAGCCCTACCCCGTCGAGAAACACGTGCCATACCCCGTGGAAGTTAAAGTACCAGTTCCCCAGCCCTACCCGGTGATCAAGCACGTCGGAGTCCCCGTCAAGGTTCCAGTCGACAGGCCCTACCCCGTGCACGTGCCGGCTCCCTACCCGGTCGAGAAGCACGTGCCAGTCGCCGTGCCGGTCGAGAAACCGGTCGCCGTCCCCGTGCACGTCCCAGTCGACAGGCCCTACCCCGTGCACGTAGAGAGGCCCGTGGCCTACCCTGTCAAGGTGCCCGTCCCGGAGCCCTACCCCGTGTACAAGCACGTCCCATATGAGGTGGAGAGGCCCGTGCCCGTCCCCGTGAAAGTGCCCGTCGACAGGCCGTACCCCGTGCCCGTGGAGAGGCCCGTGCCCGTCGCCGTCGAGAGGCCGTACCCCGTGCCCGTGAAGGTCCCGGTCCTAGTTAACGAGCACGAGGGCCACTACGGCGGCTCCCACCTCAGTCTCGGAGGCTCATACTACGAACATTAG
- the LOC121726983 gene encoding skin secretory protein xP2: protein MKLMLVAASLVAVLAFAHAEEAKAAEKEVAVESDKSAAEDKKHEKRGLLDIGYGGGHGWSSGGLDLGSYGGGYGYGGGHGYGGHEEVHKTITVVKNVPVPYPVEKHIPYPVEKHVPVPVKVPVPQPYPVVKHVPYTVKELVKVPVHVPAPYPVEKKVPYPVHVPVDRPVPYKVYVPQPYPVEKHVPVPVKVPVPAPYPVEKKVPYPVKVPVHVPAPYPVVKEVHVPVKVPVDRPYPVHIPKPVPYPVEKPVPYPVEKPVPYPVKVPVDRPYPVHVDKPVPYPVKVPVPAPYPVEKHIPVPVEKHVPYPVKVLVDRPYPVHIEKHVPYHVEKPVPYPVKVAVPVVVGHEHGHEYGHHGSY, encoded by the exons ATGAAGCTCATG CTCGTGGCCGCCAGTCTGGTGGCTGTTTTGGCGTTCGCTCACGCGGAAGAGGCCAAAGCAGCAGAAAAGGAAGTGGCAGTTGAAAGTGACAAGTCAGCAGCTGAGGACAAGAAACACGAAAAACGTGGTCTCCTCGACATCGGGTACGGCGGTGGTCATGGCTGGTCCAGCGGCGGTCTGGACCTGGGCAGCTACGGCGGTGGTTACGGCTACGGCGGGGGTCACGGCTACGGCGGACACGAGGAGGTTCACAAGACGATCACCGTCGTCAAGAACGTCCCGGTCCCCTACCCGGTAGAGAAACACATCCCCTACCCCGTCGAGAAGCACGTCCCGGTGCCAGTCAAGGTCCCAGTCCCCCAACCCTACCCGGTCGTTAAGCACGTTCCCTACACTGTCAAGGAGCTCGTCAAAGTACCAGTCCACGTACCCGCCCCATACCCCGTCGAGAAGAAAGTACCCTACCCCGTCCACGTGCCGGTCGACAGGCCAGTACCCTACAAGGTGTACGTTCCCCAGCCCTACCCAGTGGAGAAACACGTCCCGGTCCCAGTCAAAGTACCAGTGCCAGCACCCTACCCAGTAGAGAAGAAAGTACCTTACCCCGTTAAGGTCCCAGTCCACGTACCCGCCCCCTACCCGGTCGTCAAGGAAGTTCATGTCCCAGTGAAGGTTCCAGTCGACAGACCCTACCCCGTGCACATTCCCAAGCCCGTGCCATACCCAGTCGAGAAGCCAGTACCCTACCCAGTAGAGAAACCCGTACCTTACCCAGTCAAGGTCCCAGTCGACCGCCCGTACCCGGTCCATGTCGACAAGCCCGTGCCCTACCCCGTAAAGGTGCCCGTGCCAGCGCCCTACCCCGTCGAGAAGCACATCCCCGTGCCAGTAGAGAAACACGTGCCCTACCCCGTTAAGGTGCTAGTCGACAGGCCCTACCCCGTCCACATTGAGAAGCACGTCCCCTACCACGTGGAGAAGCCTGTGCCGTACCCGGTCAAGGTGGCAGTCCCAGTTGTCGTCGGTCACGAACACGGTCACGAATATGGTCATCATGGAAGCTATTAA